The Syntrophomonadaceae bacterium genome contains the following window.
ACGAATGAGTGGGGGTAGGGCATAGATAGTTGTTGCAAAAACAGCGGGGACTTTGCCCAGACCAAAAAGCATAATAGCAGGTATCAGATAAACAAAGCTGGGCATGGTCTGCATTGCATCAAGAATTGGACGGATAATTGCGCTTGTACGTTCTGAATAAGCCATTAGAATTCCTGTGGGAATGCCAAGTATTAGGGAAATGACAACTGAGGTTAATACAATTGCCAGTGTAATCATGGTTGATTCCCAAAGGCCAAAGGTTCCGATTAAAAATATGAGCAGAGAATAAAGAAGACCTGATTTCAGGTTCTTTAGCTTATACCCCAGGAGGAAAATCAAGATCAGAACCAACCACCAGGGAAGGAAAAGGAGAAATGTCTCGATTTTAAGAAGGAACCAAAGAATACTTGCAGTCATAGAATCAAATACATGTTCAAAGTTCAATTGCAGCCACTTAACCAGTTTATCGGCATAAATACCGATTTCCAGGCGAAAAATCCCCGGGAATTCACTCATGACATCATTCCTCACTAATTTTATTATCTTAATTCAGAAATCTTAAAGGAGAAAGCTATTACAACTGATTATAACCGCTAAACAACTGTTTTTTGCTTATCAGTAACATGCCAATGTTCGCGGCCGAAACTGAAATAATGGTGAAGCATGCGTATTCGGCAAGCTGTAGTTTTCGCTGTAAATTACAGCGAAAACTACAGTCGTCTATCTTGAAGAATATTGATTTGAAGTATTCGGCCCAGCTTTTACGCAGTGCTTTGCACATATATCTTGGATAGTGAAGACAGGGGATCAGTTGGGGCGAACCAAACGTCAGTTATTATTTTTATCATAAGTTAAGAGAAGTTTTGACTTTATCGGCAGCATCACTTGGAACCCATGCAGTCCAAAGGTCTAGATGTTCTTTCAAAAACCATTTTGCCGTATCAGCTGCAGTAGCTTCATTTTCCCGCATATAAGCTAAAGCCATATTGATTAAGGCACTGCTTGTTCTATAGTTCTTGAGAAATTCAACGACTTCGGGTGCTTTCTCCATCATACCCCTGTGGACAGCTATTGTAACTGGCACGGGTGGGAATTCACATCGAAAACCATCATTCCAAAGTTCATAACTAAATGGCTCATCTGCCAGAAGGGTCATATCTTTTTTACCCATGACCCAAGTAGGTTCCCAATAATAACCGACCCATGGTTCACCGCTTTCATAAGCTCTAACCAAAGAAGCAGCAAGGGCTGTATCGGATCCCGGATTAAAGTAGGTGAAATACCGATCAAGTCCATAATTTTTAAATTTTTCTACAAGAATGGCATCTGATTCCCAACCGGGTATTGAACCGTAGATTCGACCTTTGGACGGATTTTCCGGATCTCTGAAGAGTTCCCAATACCTCGGAAGGTCTTTTATGGACCTAAGAGTCGGAGCAGAAGGATTAATTCCCCTTGCTGGATCTCCTTTTATGATAAACGTAGGAACATACAGGCCTTGGGCATTATCGTCAAAATTAATGCCAAGCTCGAATATTTCTTTGTTTTTCAAGGCATTTGTATACATGTCACCTAAATTGGTTGTCCAGATTTCGGTATAAATATCAATGTCTCCTCTTACAAGACCGGCGAAGGTAATCGCTGTTGAGCCACTGATCACTTCTGTTTTGTAACCAAAACCGTTTTCCAGGATGTATTGGACAACCGCATTATGGAATTGGATACTGTCCCAGCCGGCATCAGCCAGAACCAATGTTGGCCTTTCAGCACGTAGATTGTTAGCAGCAGGGACTGTGGGTCGGGCACAACCGATTAAGGTAAATACGATGAAAATCAGGATAAATGATATAGTGAGCATATTTTTTTTTGACTTTAACATTTTTACTCTTACCTCCCTAATTAAAAATTACATTATTTAACGTTGGTAAAGTTTAGTAAATAAATTATAAACCAGAGGTGCATATTTAAGCAAATACCAGA
Protein-coding sequences here:
- a CDS encoding proline/glycine betaine ABC transporter permease is translated as MSEFPGIFRLEIGIYADKLVKWLQLNFEHVFDSMTASILWFLLKIETFLLFLPWWLVLILIFLLGYKLKNLKSGLLYSLLIFLIGTFGLWESTMITLAIVLTSVVISLILGIPTGILMAYSERTSAIIRPILDAMQTMPSFVYLIPAIMLFGLGKVPAVFATTIYALPPLIRITDLGIRNVSKEMVEAAHSFGSSFWQILIKIQLPQAFPTIMTGINQTTMMALAMVVIASMIGASGLGLAVLRSIQRIDIAKGFEAGISIVFLAIVIDRLLQAAMYKYKYPK
- a CDS encoding ABC transporter substrate-binding protein, whose product is MLKSKKNMLTISFILIFIVFTLIGCARPTVPAANNLRAERPTLVLADAGWDSIQFHNAVVQYILENGFGYKTEVISGSTAITFAGLVRGDIDIYTEIWTTNLGDMYTNALKNKEIFELGINFDDNAQGLYVPTFIIKGDPARGINPSAPTLRSIKDLPRYWELFRDPENPSKGRIYGSIPGWESDAILVEKFKNYGLDRYFTYFNPGSDTALAASLVRAYESGEPWVGYYWEPTWVMGKKDMTLLADEPFSYELWNDGFRCEFPPVPVTIAVHRGMMEKAPEVVEFLKNYRTSSALINMALAYMRENEATAADTAKWFLKEHLDLWTAWVPSDAADKVKTSLNL